A single region of the Geobacillus subterraneus genome encodes:
- a CDS encoding IS3 family transposase (programmed frameshift), which produces MKKRAFDKEYKIQAVELCLEGDKSIAQVAKELGLAYNTLHRWVKEYKESDGKSFVGSGHIKPQNQEIIELRRRNQELEEELAILKKALGNLHQKPEVIYAFIFQHRNEFLVVKMCQVLGVSRSGYYDWLKRAKSKQKERKEQLTQQIRNEYLKSRKIYGSPKITQELRKQGIRVSQKTVARIMSEEGLRSITVRKFKATTNINHPYNVYDNLLKQNFQATAPNEVWMADITYIPTDEGWLYLASIMDLYTRKIVGWYIDTRMTKELVIKALQRALNNEKPTGRVLHHSDRGSQYASNDYQQLLQEHHFQVSMSRRGNCYDNACIESFHSLIKKECIYLNRFRTRKEAKQAIFEYIECFYNRKRSHSALGYVSPCELEAAYYANQRKVAA; this is translated from the exons ATGAAAAAGAGAGCATTTGATAAAGAGTACAAGATTCAAGCGGTTGAGTTATGCTTGGAGGGGGACAAGTCCATCGCTCAAGTGGCAAAAGAGTTAGGTTTGGCTTACAACACTCTTCACCGTTGGGTTAAAGAATACAAAGAAAGCGACGGAAAGAGTTTTGTGGGTTCAGGCCATATCAAGCCGCAAAATCAAGAAATCATTGAATTACGCCGTCGTAATCAAGAATTGGAGGAGGAATTAGCGATCCTAAAAAAGGCGCTAGGCA ATCTTCACCAGAAACCAGAAGTAATTTACGCGTTCATTTTTCAACATCGAAATGAATTTCTTGTTGTGAAGATGTGTCAAGTGCTCGGTGTTTCAAGAAGTGGGTATTACGATTGGCTCAAGCGCGCGAAAAGTAAACAGAAAGAACGAAAAGAACAACTAACTCAACAGATTCGAAATGAGTATCTAAAGTCCCGTAAGATTTACGGAAGCCCAAAAATTACGCAAGAACTGCGCAAACAAGGGATTCGTGTGTCTCAAAAGACGGTCGCTCGCATCATGAGCGAAGAAGGATTGAGATCCATTACCGTCCGTAAATTCAAAGCCACTACGAACATCAACCATCCTTACAACGTATATGACAATCTATTGAAACAAAACTTCCAAGCAACGGCTCCGAATGAAGTATGGATGGCGGATATTACGTACATTCCTACCGACGAAGGTTGGTTGTATTTAGCGAGCATCATGGATTTATATACTCGCAAGATTGTAGGATGGTATATCGATACACGAATGACGAAAGAATTAGTCATCAAAGCGTTACAACGAGCGTTAAACAACGAGAAACCAACAGGGAGAGTCCTTCATCACTCGGATCGTGGGAGCCAATATGCTTCGAATGACTATCAACAGCTCTTACAGGAACATCATTTTCAAGTGAGCATGTCGAGACGTGGAAACTGTTACGACAACGCTTGTATCGAGTCATTTCATAGCCTCATCAAGAAAGAGTGTATTTATCTGAATCGATTCCGCACGCGAAAAGAAGCGAAACAAGCCATTTTTGAGTACATCGAATGCTTCTACAACCGTAAAAGAAGTCATTCCGCCCTTGGCTATGTATCGCCATGTGAATTGGAGGCTGCTTACTACGCTAATCAGAGAAAAGTAGCTGCCTAA
- a CDS encoding ISLre2-like element ISGsp3 family transposase, giving the protein MKHLTTEWPLLKELEEQLVRTLQKVFAVLLAALLEEIDQQLAEARDKRRYQLKDKRPTTIQTLFGEVTFRRNYYYDRQAGAYTFLLDAELGFDGAQSISPCLEETAVELAVECSSYRKAARTLESIVGYAVLSHEAIRQLVLEAPVSLHHPVSQRHGRVLFVEADGLFISRQGKGKRAKEEKILAIHEGWKRNGSQLELVNRRHYLHEGAGDVWERFEEWLMNEYAYDPCRDLLIINGDAASWITACREYFGKRACFQLDRFHVARELRQCLSGHPRWREVRRKLAKQDEEGLLVELNSAVGTLGDEGKEQQLAALIRRIESMPGCIRDYREWLSEQGVETTGMRPMGHAESVMSRFAHRVKSRRSWKDQGLRAFLRAMAARIDGIWRRNGQLVEEEETRTAASASTKSKRIEQAKRKAGRLWADVVRQNLPCLQRSSGTPIHQALSALRDGGWV; this is encoded by the coding sequence ATGAAACATCTTACCACAGAATGGCCTTTATTAAAAGAGCTGGAGGAACAATTAGTCAGAACTCTTCAAAAGGTGTTCGCTGTCTTGTTGGCGGCCCTTTTGGAGGAGATTGATCAACAACTGGCGGAAGCGCGGGACAAGCGCCGGTATCAGCTGAAAGACAAACGGCCGACCACGATCCAAACGCTGTTTGGAGAAGTGACGTTTCGACGGAACTACTACTATGATCGGCAGGCGGGGGCGTATACCTTCTTGCTGGATGCCGAACTGGGCTTTGATGGAGCGCAGTCGATCAGCCCTTGCCTCGAGGAAACGGCGGTCGAGTTGGCCGTAGAGTGCTCTTCCTACCGCAAAGCGGCCCGTACGTTGGAGTCGATCGTGGGGTATGCGGTCCTAAGCCACGAGGCGATTCGCCAACTGGTGCTGGAGGCCCCTGTCTCGCTGCACCACCCTGTTTCCCAACGGCACGGCCGAGTGCTGTTTGTGGAGGCGGATGGGCTGTTCATTTCCCGCCAGGGGAAAGGGAAACGGGCGAAAGAAGAGAAAATCCTGGCGATTCACGAGGGATGGAAACGAAACGGTTCGCAGCTCGAGCTCGTGAACCGGCGCCACTACCTCCATGAAGGGGCGGGAGACGTGTGGGAACGGTTTGAAGAGTGGCTGATGAACGAATATGCCTATGATCCGTGCCGGGACCTTTTGATCATCAACGGCGACGCGGCGTCGTGGATCACGGCCTGCCGGGAGTATTTTGGGAAGCGGGCGTGCTTTCAGCTGGATCGATTTCATGTGGCGCGGGAGCTGCGTCAGTGTCTGTCCGGCCATCCGCGTTGGCGGGAGGTGCGGAGGAAGCTGGCGAAACAAGACGAAGAAGGACTTTTGGTCGAGCTGAACAGCGCGGTCGGCACGTTGGGGGACGAAGGCAAAGAACAACAGCTGGCCGCCTTGATTCGCCGGATCGAGTCGATGCCGGGATGCATCCGGGACTACCGGGAGTGGCTGTCGGAGCAAGGGGTGGAGACGACCGGCATGCGTCCGATGGGCCACGCCGAGAGCGTGATGAGCCGGTTTGCGCATCGGGTGAAATCCCGCCGCAGCTGGAAAGACCAAGGGCTTCGGGCGTTTCTGAGGGCGATGGCAGCCCGAATCGACGGGATTTGGCGGAGAAATGGGCAGTTGGTGGAGGAAGAAGAGACCCGAACGGCAGCCTCGGCCTCAACAAAGTCCAAGCGGATCGAACAGGCCAAACGGAAGGCCGGACGGTTATGGGCAGATGTGGTGCGTCAGAATCTACCGTGTCTGCAGCGGTCATCCGGGACGCCGATCCATCAAGCGTTGTCGGCGCTCCGGGATGGTGGTTGGGTGTAA
- a CDS encoding IS66-like element ISBst12 family transposase: MLMVQQAVFTVESLIGKVQQQKQLIHQLIQENEHLRHENKQLRKENEQLKYRVQELEARTKKNSSNSHLPPSSDRFANTRSSRQPSGNKPGGQEGHQGTTLRQVEHPHHRVVHRVHTCQGCGASLREVKPFKVDIRQVFDVPPVAIEVTQHEREVKSCPHCRCVQQAEFPSHVTNHVQYGPRLTALVVYLHHIQLIPYKRLSDTIEALYQHSISTGTLANMVKRGREALESNMDIIEDALLESNILHVDETSLRINGKLAWVHVACTSRYTYLAPHASRGKKATDDIGILPRYEGTMMHDAFGTYPKYTHATHALCHAHHLRELKGFIEQGHTWAMRMTTFLLAAKQAVEAHHGALSEEEARRWERVYDRILERAQHRLETMTPLPKKALAFVRRLQKRKEEALRFLREVHVPFDNNQAERDLRMVKVKENISGTFREETFAQSFCIARSIVSTLTKHEKNVWDSLCLLLAGETIDRVLSAT; encoded by the coding sequence ATGTTGATGGTACAACAAGCTGTATTTACAGTTGAGAGCTTAATCGGCAAAGTTCAACAACAAAAACAGCTCATTCATCAACTCATTCAAGAAAATGAACATTTGCGTCACGAAAACAAACAACTACGCAAAGAAAATGAACAACTGAAGTACCGTGTTCAAGAGCTGGAAGCACGCACGAAAAAAAACAGCTCTAATAGCCATTTGCCCCCATCTTCTGACCGTTTTGCCAACACACGTTCTTCTCGTCAACCATCTGGCAACAAGCCAGGCGGACAAGAAGGACATCAAGGAACGACGCTCCGTCAAGTGGAACATCCACATCATCGTGTCGTCCACCGTGTGCATACGTGTCAAGGATGTGGAGCTTCTTTGCGTGAAGTCAAACCGTTCAAAGTCGATATCCGTCAAGTGTTTGATGTCCCTCCTGTGGCGATCGAGGTGACACAACATGAACGTGAAGTGAAATCGTGTCCACATTGTCGATGCGTGCAACAAGCCGAATTCCCATCCCATGTCACGAATCATGTGCAATACGGTCCACGGCTCACGGCGCTCGTTGTTTATTTACATCATATCCAATTGATCCCGTACAAGCGTTTAAGTGATACAATCGAAGCGTTATATCAACACTCGATTAGTACAGGAACCCTTGCCAATATGGTGAAACGAGGACGCGAAGCGCTGGAATCAAATATGGACATCATCGAAGACGCCTTACTTGAATCCAACATCCTGCATGTCGATGAAACGAGTTTGCGCATCAATGGGAAACTCGCATGGGTGCATGTCGCGTGTACATCGAGATATACATACTTGGCTCCTCACGCTTCTCGTGGAAAAAAAGCGACCGATGATATCGGGATTCTTCCCCGATATGAAGGGACGATGATGCACGATGCGTTCGGTACGTATCCGAAATACACACATGCCACCCATGCCCTTTGTCATGCCCACCATTTGCGTGAGTTAAAAGGATTCATCGAACAGGGGCATACGTGGGCGATGCGCATGACCACGTTTCTGTTAGCCGCCAAGCAAGCCGTCGAAGCCCATCACGGTGCACTTTCCGAAGAAGAAGCGAGACGGTGGGAACGAGTGTATGATCGCATCCTAGAAAGAGCACAACACCGATTAGAAACGATGACGCCTCTTCCGAAAAAAGCACTCGCTTTTGTTCGACGCCTTCAAAAACGAAAGGAAGAAGCGCTGCGTTTCTTACGTGAAGTACATGTTCCCTTTGATAACAACCAAGCCGAACGCGATCTTCGCATGGTCAAAGTCAAAGAGAACATTTCGGGTACGTTTCGCGAAGAAACATTCGCGCAGTCGTTTTGCATCGCAAGAAGCATCGTTTCCACACTGACGAAACACGAAAAAAACGTGTGGGATTCGTTATGTCTTCTGTTGGCAGGCGAAACGATCGATCGAGTTCTTTCCGCTACCTAG
- a CDS encoding IS66-like element ISBst12 family transposase, which produces MLTVQQAVFTVESLIGKVQQQKQLIHQLIQENEHLRHENKQLRKENEQLKYRVQELEARTKKNSSNSHLPPSSDRFEKKRSSREPSGKKPGGQEGHEGKTLRQVEHPHHRVVHRVHTCQGCGASLREVKPFKVDIRQVFDVPPVAIEVTQHEREVKSCPHCRCVQQAEFPSHVTNHVQYGPRLTALVVYLHHIQLIPYKRLSDTIEALYQHSISTGTLANMVKRGRESLESNMDIIEDALLESNILHVDETSLRINGKLAWVHVACTSGYTYLASHASRGKKATDDIGILPRYEGTMMHDAFGTYPKYTHATHALCHAHHLRELKGFIEQGHTWAMRMTTFLLAAKQAVEAHHGALSEEEARRWERVYDRILERAQHRLEAKTPLPKKALAFVRRLQKRKEEALRFLREVHVPFDNNQAERDLRMVKVKENISGTFREETFAQSFCITRSIVSTLTKHEKNVWDSLCLLLAGETIDRVLSAT; this is translated from the coding sequence ATGTTGACGGTACAACAAGCTGTATTTACAGTTGAGAGCTTAATCGGCAAAGTTCAACAACAAAAACAGCTCATTCATCAACTCATTCAAGAAAATGAACATTTGCGTCACGAAAACAAACAGCTACGCAAAGAAAATGAACAACTGAAGTACCGTGTTCAAGAGCTGGAAGCACGCACGAAAAAAAACAGCTCCAATAGCCATTTGCCCCCATCTTCTGACCGTTTTGAGAAAAAGCGTTCCTCCCGCGAGCCGTCTGGCAAAAAGCCTGGTGGGCAAGAGGGACATGAGGGGAAGACGCTCCGTCAAGTGGAACATCCACATCATCGTGTCGTCCACCGTGTGCATACGTGTCAAGGATGTGGGGCTTCTTTGCGTGAAGTCAAACCGTTCAAAGTCGATATCCGTCAAGTGTTTGATGTCCCTCCTGTGGCGATCGAGGTGACACAACATGAACGTGAAGTGAAATCGTGTCCACATTGTCGATGTGTTCAACAAGCCGAATTCCCATCACATGTCACGAATCATGTGCAATACGGTCCACGTCTCACGGCGCTCGTTGTTTATTTACATCATATCCAATTGATCCCGTACAAGCGTTTAAGTGATACAATCGAAGCGTTATATCAACACTCGATTAGTACGGGAACTCTTGCCAATATGGTGAAACGAGGACGCGAATCGCTGGAATCAAATATGGACATCATCGAAGACGCCTTACTTGAATCCAACATCCTGCATGTCGATGAAACGAGTTTGCGCATCAATGGGAAACTCGCATGGGTGCATGTCGCGTGTACATCGGGATATACATACTTGGCTTCTCACGCTTCTCGTGGAAAAAAAGCGACCGATGATATCGGGATTCTTCCCCGATATGAAGGGACGATGATGCACGATGCGTTCGGTACATATCCGAAATACACACATGCCACCCATGCCCTTTGTCATGCCCACCATTTGCGTGAGTTAAAAGGATTCATCGAACAAGGGCATACGTGGGCGATGCGCATGACCACGTTTCTGTTAGCCGCCAAGCAAGCCGTCGAAGCCCATCACGGTGCACTTTCCGAAGAAGAAGCGAGACGGTGGGAACGAGTGTATGATCGCATCCTAGAAAGAGCACAACATCGATTGGAAGCGAAGACGCCTCTTCCGAAAAAAGCACTCGCTTTTGTTCGACGCCTTCAAAAACGAAAGGAAGAAGCGCTGCGTTTCTTACGTGAAGTACATGTTCCCTTTGATAACAACCAAGCCGAACGCGATCTTCGCATGGTCAAAGTCAAAGAGAACATTTCGGGTACGTTTCGCGAAGAAACATTCGCCCAGTCTTTTTGTATCACAAGAAGCATCGTTTCCACACTGACGAAACACGAAAAAAACGTGTGGGATTCGTTATGTCTTCTGTTGGCAGGCGAAACGATCGATCGAGTTCTTTCCGCTACCTAG
- a CDS encoding ABC transporter ATP-binding protein — MCEAAVEVKNLTKRIGSKTIIKGLDFEIYPGEIFGFLGPNGAGKTTTIRMMVGLTKITEGDVIIYGKSIKKQFKEAIAQVGAIVENPEMYKFMSGWKNLLHYARMTPGGVNQDKIEEIVHLTGLENVIHKKVKTYSLGMRQRLGLAQALLHEPSVLILDEPTNGLDPSGIYEIRSYLRNLAREKGLTIFISSHLLSEVEILCDRVGIIKNGELISVDYINNFVNAGNETKIKLQLQPIDEALRVLEQKFNLSAIVNENNPWC; from the coding sequence ATGTGTGAAGCAGCAGTAGAAGTCAAAAATTTAACAAAAAGAATTGGAAGTAAAACAATAATCAAAGGGCTTGACTTTGAAATATATCCAGGTGAAATTTTTGGTTTTTTGGGACCAAATGGTGCTGGCAAAACAACAACTATACGTATGATGGTTGGGTTAACGAAGATAACCGAGGGTGATGTGATAATTTACGGAAAAAGCATTAAAAAACAGTTTAAGGAAGCTATTGCTCAAGTTGGGGCAATTGTTGAGAATCCGGAAATGTACAAATTTATGAGCGGTTGGAAAAATTTACTTCACTATGCTCGCATGACACCAGGGGGAGTAAATCAAGATAAAATTGAGGAAATTGTACATTTAACTGGATTAGAAAATGTAATACATAAAAAAGTCAAAACTTATTCGCTAGGAATGCGTCAACGTCTAGGATTAGCACAGGCTCTATTGCACGAGCCATCAGTACTCATACTGGATGAACCTACCAATGGACTAGATCCTTCGGGAATTTATGAAATTAGAAGTTATCTAAGAAATTTAGCTCGGGAAAAGGGATTAACAATATTTATTTCAAGTCATCTCCTTTCAGAGGTAGAAATATTGTGTGACCGTGTTGGTATTATAAAAAATGGTGAGTTAATTAGTGTTGACTACATAAATAACTTTGTAAATGCAGGAAACGAAACTAAAATAAAGCTACAGTTGCAACCAATTGATGAAGCTTTACGGGTCTTGGAACAAAAGTTCAATTTATCTGCTATAGTTAACGAAAATAACCCGTGGTGCTAG
- a CDS encoding FAD-binding protein, with product MLATGGLGFLYRYTDNPSDVKGEGIFMAWKHGATLIDMEFVQFYPYWLVHPRSFDIGTKLFSLGAVMRNKNGERIMDKYPAKELETRDIVSRTMSLSETVYLDVI from the coding sequence ATTTTAGCAACTGGGGGTCTAGGTTTTTTATATCGTTATACTGATAATCCTTCGGATGTAAAAGGCGAAGGTATTTTTATGGCATGGAAACATGGAGCAACTTTAATTGATATGGAATTTGTACAATTTTATCCTTACTGGTTAGTACATCCTAGAAGTTTTGATATCGGTACTAAGCTCTTTTCTCTAGGAGCTGTAATGAGAAATAAAAATGGCGAAAGAATAATGGATAAATATCCTGCCAAAGAACTTGAAACACGTGATATAGTATCTCGTACTATGTCTCTTTCTGAGACAGTATATTTAGATGTTATATAA
- a CDS encoding IS630-like element ISBs2 family transposase (programmed frameshift), with protein MMPNHKDEIEKLSTAMKEAKSKRAYERYQAIYLHLQGYTKGEIATIIGRSKKTIYNYIHAYAQRGLDGLEMKYSPGAPRRLTPEQEKELALIIEHQLPVDVGFEAKYNWTLAIIAELIQQKWGPTYTLRGTSDILHRLGLSYTKPTYTLANADEEKQKEFVEITFPEVKKLVDGNIAHVLFQDESMIRDYQAIQKTWFVKGKQRIIPTFGKHQGLKLIGTLNYETGEVFCIEEERYDAETFLRFLQLVLERYPTGKIVMILDNARIHHAKLIQPFLKEHEDRLELVFLPPYSPQLNLIEGLWKWLESDVIYNVFYSSVQEIRKNVQAFIQRINQKPEQTIDRLCVQL; from the exons ATGATGCCAAATCACAAAGACGAGATCGAAAAGTTGTCCACTGCCATGAAAGAAGCAAAAAGTAAACGAGCATATGAACGCTACCAAGCGATTTATCTTCATTTGCAGGGATATACCAAAGGAGAAATCGCAACGATTATTGGTCGATCCAAGAAAACTATTTATAACTATATTCATGCCTACGCCCAGCGCGGTCTTGATGGACTGGAGATGAAATACTCACCTGGCGCCCCACGTCGATTGACCCCTGAGCAGGAAAAAGAGCTGGCTTTGATCATTGAACATCAGCTCCCCGTAGATGTGGGATTCGAAGCAAAATATAATTGGACGCTTGCGATAATCGCTGAACTCATTCAACAAAAGTGGGGGCCAACATACACGCTTCGCGGAACAAGTGACATTCTGCATCGGTTAGGGCTAAGCTATACGAAACCGACCTATACACTAGCCAATGCCGATGAAGAGAAACAAAAAGAATTCGTCGAAATCACCTTCCCTGAAGTA AAAAAACTGGTAGATGGGAACATCGCCCATGTCCTCTTTCAAGATGAGTCGATGATTCGTGATTACCAAGCGATTCAAAAAACATGGTTTGTCAAAGGAAAACAACGAATCATTCCGACGTTTGGAAAACATCAAGGGCTGAAGTTGATTGGCACGTTGAACTACGAAACAGGGGAAGTGTTTTGCATCGAAGAAGAACGCTATGACGCGGAAACATTTCTTCGATTTCTTCAACTTGTGTTAGAACGCTATCCCACAGGCAAAATAGTGATGATTTTAGATAACGCTCGAATTCACCATGCCAAACTCATTCAGCCATTTTTAAAAGAACACGAAGATCGGTTAGAGCTCGTCTTTTTGCCACCATACAGTCCGCAATTGAACTTGATTGAAGGGCTATGGAAATGGCTGGAATCAGACGTGATTTACAACGTGTTCTATTCGAGTGTGCAAGAAATTAGAAAGAATGTCCAAGCCTTTATTCAGCGAATCAACCAGAAACCAGAACAAACGATCGATCGTTTGTGTGTTCAGTTGTAA
- a CDS encoding ATP-grasp domain-containing protein encodes MKKHLLMLELNRGPSGIEYLKAAKKLGIFVTLVSFKPTHYLKMEKQLGSSILEYVDNILVIDTHHNINKLIDTIIEYNNIYKIDGVIGTYDLEMLQASLLAKNLGLIGTNPLAVEISRNKFLTRKALYESNIKVPKFALVNGLEEAIEFGNKIGYPCILKPVDGQGSDNVVLITSPEGFKEPIEFHRNNPIYYRGVKKYPKLLVEEYLEGPLVSVETISYQNEVYVLGITDRTVGKPPYFVAETASFPAKIDNEHEVIQMVIDALQAINFDFGPAHTEVIITEDGPRIVEINPRLAGGSISLMMNWSFGRSIHEEIIKMYMGMPFSFESKRRGIGAYLRIFSDKTGILKNIEGIDLAYQVPGIKNIYLEHELGDLVSHNPKGLADGLGVISAFGEDKEEIMKHLYEARSKLNIIVSSSR; translated from the coding sequence ATGAAAAAACATTTATTAATGCTTGAATTAAATCGTGGTCCATCAGGTATAGAATATTTAAAGGCGGCAAAAAAATTAGGAATATTCGTGACATTGGTTTCATTTAAACCTACGCACTATCTCAAAATGGAGAAACAACTTGGTTCCTCCATTCTTGAATACGTAGATAATATTCTAGTCATTGATACCCATCATAATATTAACAAGTTAATAGACACAATTATTGAGTATAATAACATTTATAAAATAGATGGGGTAATAGGAACTTACGATTTAGAGATGTTGCAGGCTTCTTTATTAGCTAAAAACCTTGGATTAATTGGAACAAATCCATTAGCTGTAGAGATTTCAAGAAACAAATTTCTCACAAGAAAAGCGTTATATGAAAGTAATATTAAAGTTCCTAAATTTGCTCTTGTAAATGGTTTAGAAGAAGCAATTGAGTTTGGAAACAAAATAGGATACCCATGCATTTTAAAGCCTGTTGATGGTCAGGGAAGTGACAATGTAGTACTTATTACGAGTCCAGAAGGATTTAAAGAACCAATTGAATTTCATCGGAATAATCCAATTTATTATAGAGGGGTTAAAAAATATCCTAAGTTGTTAGTAGAAGAATATCTAGAAGGTCCTTTAGTTAGTGTAGAAACTATATCCTATCAAAATGAAGTTTATGTACTAGGTATTACTGATCGTACAGTAGGGAAACCCCCGTATTTTGTTGCTGAAACAGCTTCTTTTCCGGCCAAAATTGATAACGAACACGAAGTTATACAAATGGTAATAGATGCATTACAAGCTATCAACTTTGACTTTGGACCAGCACATACCGAAGTTATTATTACAGAGGATGGTCCTAGAATCGTCGAAATTAATCCAAGATTAGCTGGAGGATCCATATCTTTAATGATGAATTGGTCTTTTGGAAGAAGCATACATGAAGAAATTATAAAAATGTATATGGGGATGCCGTTTTCCTTTGAAAGTAAAAGAAGAGGCATAGGAGCATATTTACGTATTTTTTCGGATAAAACTGGGATTTTAAAAAACATAGAAGGTATAGACTTAGCATATCAAGTACCAGGAATAAAAAATATTTATTTAGAACATGAATTAGGAGATTTAGTTTCTCATAATCCTAAAGGATTAGCTGATGGGCTAGGAGTAATATCAGCTTTTGGGGAAGACAAAGAGGAAATCATGAAGCATCTTTATGAAGCACGGTCAAAATTAAACATTATTGTATCATCAAGTCGATAA
- a CDS encoding ATP-grasp domain-containing protein: MEFNAMKRKRMIMIGGWTRLYRKAVQCGFELTVVQEKDKIKLEDFNYIEQLITFSIDDLNVLDVIRILHQKQPFDCVVSMQEKGLLTAAYIQDMLQIKGNPIDPVLLTKDKVRMREHLVKHGLKSVPFKAITKVEDVVEFINRVGFPIILKPVYGTGSRQIHKITDLDQIQEALSSIQKEYDSNVVLAEKFMDGVEVSVESFTWDGKHTIIAVTDKMTTGSPYFVETGHCIPSSLPEKTILEIKYLTIEFLKSINHWMGPSHTEIIITDDGPYIIESHTRAGGDFIYDLVEMVYGVDMFTLLFEGLAGKIPKVKLKEDRGAAAIQYFNFAPGKITKIEGIEEVRKSPGIKKCQIDLEVGAEIKPFTNSSERYGYIIAEGRTKKEVLENIEAALGKLSIEVE; encoded by the coding sequence ATGGAATTTAATGCAATGAAAAGAAAAAGAATGATTATGATTGGAGGTTGGACCCGGTTATACCGTAAAGCTGTCCAATGTGGGTTTGAATTAACCGTAGTTCAAGAAAAAGATAAAATTAAACTCGAGGATTTTAATTATATAGAACAGCTTATCACTTTTTCAATAGATGATCTTAACGTTTTAGATGTAATACGCATATTACACCAAAAACAACCCTTTGATTGTGTTGTATCCATGCAAGAGAAAGGACTTTTAACGGCAGCGTATATTCAAGATATGCTACAAATTAAAGGTAACCCAATAGATCCTGTACTTCTTACAAAAGATAAGGTAAGAATGAGAGAACATTTAGTTAAGCATGGTCTAAAATCTGTTCCTTTTAAAGCTATTACCAAAGTGGAAGATGTAGTTGAATTTATTAACAGAGTCGGATTTCCAATCATTTTAAAACCGGTTTATGGAACAGGTAGTAGACAAATACATAAAATAACCGATTTAGATCAAATCCAAGAAGCCTTATCTTCTATTCAAAAAGAATACGATTCGAATGTCGTCTTAGCGGAAAAATTTATGGATGGAGTTGAAGTTAGTGTAGAGTCTTTTACTTGGGATGGCAAACATACAATAATAGCCGTTACAGATAAAATGACTACGGGCAGTCCTTATTTTGTTGAAACTGGACATTGTATTCCTAGTTCATTACCTGAAAAGACAATTTTAGAAATCAAATATTTAACAATAGAATTTCTAAAAAGTATTAACCATTGGATGGGACCTTCTCATACTGAAATTATTATTACAGATGATGGTCCATACATTATTGAATCTCACACTCGTGCTGGTGGGGATTTTATATATGATTTAGTAGAAATGGTATATGGGGTTGACATGTTTACTCTTTTATTTGAAGGATTAGCAGGAAAAATTCCAAAGGTTAAGCTAAAAGAAGATCGTGGCGCAGCTGCAATTCAGTATTTTAATTTTGCTCCGGGGAAAATTACAAAAATTGAGGGTATAGAAGAAGTTAGGAAAAGCCCAGGAATCAAAAAGTGTCAAATTGATTTAGAGGTAGGAGCAGAGATCAAACCATTTACAAACTCTTCTGAAAGATATGGGTATATTATAGCTGAAGGTAGAACAAAAAAAGAGGTGTTGGAAAACATTGAGGCTGCATTGGGTAAACTATCCATTGAAGTGGAGTGA